A region of the Raphanus sativus cultivar WK10039 unplaced genomic scaffold, ASM80110v3 Scaffold4023, whole genome shotgun sequence genome:
TCACTGCTCAGCAAGAACACTCCACAAAGCCTAGCAAGAGCGTGAAAAGGCGCGAGAAACGAGCCAAAGAAGAAGCGGACAGAGAGCAGAGAATCAAAGAGGAACAAAGCAATGTGACGAGTGATCGTATGGTCGAGAACCTAAAGCTCGAGAAGAAGCTTAAACCGCTGGGGCTAACAGTCAGCGAGATCAAACCAGACGGACATTGCCTTTACCGAGCAGTAGAGCACCAGCTCGGTGCATCTCCTCCTTACACGTACCAGAAGCTAAGAGAAATGGCTGCTGCATACATGAGAGATCACAAAACCGATTTCATCCCCTTCTTCTTATCAGAAACAGAGTCTGCGGAGGAGCGGTTTGAGAAATACTGCAGAGAAGTGGAGTCAACGGCTGCCTGGGGCGGTCAGTTGGAGCTAGGAGCCTTGACGCATTGCTTGAGGAAACACATAATGGTGTTTTCAGGATCATTTCCTGACGTTGAAATGGGCAAAGAGTATAAGTCAGGGAATGACTCCAGCCTCATGTTATCGTATCACCGGCATGCTTTTGGGCTCGGTGAACACTATAACTCCGTCGTGCTCGTCAAGAATGAGCTTTGACGAAGTACTTTTCTTTGTATCAGAAGTTTTACTGAAATTCTAATTcttgttttaatgttttctcCCTGTAACTTCGAATTGGAAGCATACTTTGTTCACTAATTACAGTTCCAAGTTTTCATTCCATTAACGCACCAATGTAGTAGCAGTTCTGTGGAGAAGATAACAACATACTATGATTGGCCTTTGGGAAATTGTGGGAGCCAATTTGGTAAAACAGACTGTTCTAGAGATCTTGAAGAGAATATATGATGAACAAGAATCTATgctcttattattattattattattatcataacATAAGTAATAAGTCAATCATGATGAAATGTTTGACACATGGCCCTTCTCTACCAAAAGATTCCTCATTTCTATGGATTTCCAAATATGGTTTCAAGAATCCACAGAAATGGATTGGTTGGTGGGGTTCTTTATCTTTTTTGTGAGAGTCAATGCAACAAGAAAGAAGAACTCTTAAGAGTTAAGACAAACTCTCACATTCAGATTGTTTTTTGAATACAGTGTAAAGCTAAATATATAACTTTGGAAAAATGGTTGCGAAGATGGCGTAAAAAAGCTAAAAGCAAGATCTTGGGTCTGATCATACACTCACTTGCTCTCTAGACTCCAGGTCACACTAGCAGAAAAAGTACCTCAGAGactatttttttccttcttttctttattGCTTTCTGTTCCTTTTGAGACTGAAAACTGTGGGGGGGAGAATCTATTGTTGCTTGAAAAGATAAAAACCATAGTCCAATCTCCACCTCAGTAAATGCCAtcaaaagcaaaaataaaaaggtattGCAACGTAATCACACTGTTGCAAACCACCTTGGATCCTTGGATCAGCACTAAACCATTGGCAATGATATTTCCATATTTGGTAAAAGGCTCATGAACTGTATATGCCACTTGGTTCtcacattttttcaaaaaatatgaaagaaagaATCTTAAGTTCATGCAGTTTTTAGGGAACGCCAAAGGGCACATCATTGGTGGGCTATGAACAAAAGGTATAGAAAAGTAGTGACAAAGATCTGATTTACGCAATCTTACCCTTCTTCCAATCATCAAACATTATAAATAGACACTTACGTTGTATagcatcaaaacaaaaacacaaccATTGCGTTCCCTCTTACACTTAAGTATTACATTCCCTACCTACTAAGTATCCAAATGGAAAGCATCAGAAGCTTAGTTGCAGAGAAACCAGTGGTGATATTCAGCAAAAGCAGTTGCTGCATGAGCCATTCAATCCAAACACTGATCTCAGGGTACGGAGCAAAGATGACGGTGTACGAGCTTGATCAGTTGTGTAACGGCCAGGAGGTGGAGAAAGCATTGGTACAGATGGGGTGTAATCCGAGTGTACCAGCTGTGTTCATAGGGGAACAGTTAATAGGTGGTGCTAACCAGGTGATGACTCTCCAAGTCAAGAACCAACTAGCTGCGTTGCTAAGAAGAGCTGGAGCCATTTGGG
Encoded here:
- the LOC130507097 gene encoding monothiol glutaredoxin-S6-like, which produces MESIRSLVAEKPVVIFSKSSCCMSHSIQTLISGYGAKMTVYELDQLCNGQEVEKALVQMGCNPSVPAVFIGEQLIGGANQVMTLQVKNQLAALLRRAGAIWV
- the LOC130507099 gene encoding OVARIAN TUMOR DOMAIN-containing deubiquitinating enzyme 5-like, whose protein sequence is MADNNVSEDEITMEQHETVDEMLARHRQEIKQVQNKETELKKAAAKGSKAEQKAKKKQVEQDISKLSTKLKEKQLKELASQGFSSSSSSSSNIETTSEKKGGDIDTLVRAIAGVSVTAQQEHSTKPSKSVKRREKRAKEEADREQRIKEEQSNVTSDRMVENLKLEKKLKPLGLTVSEIKPDGHCLYRAVEHQLGASPPYTYQKLREMAAAYMRDHKTDFIPFFLSETESAEERFEKYCREVESTAAWGGQLELGALTHCLRKHIMVFSGSFPDVEMGKEYKSGNDSSLMLSYHRHAFGLGEHYNSVVLVKNEL